From Candidatus Dependentiae bacterium:
ATGTTCGTATTATAACGTGTTAATTAATTATTGTTTTATTCTATAGGCAGTAGCAGAAGAAAGGCACTCCACATGATCATGGCGATACGCAGAAGCTTTAAAAGCAAAGCTTACAAGATTATTTTATGGATCGTAATTTTAGCAATGGCGGGTATTTTTACTTTACCAGAGCTTTTCAAGATGGGCAGAACGGCTTCGTGGATTGCAAAAATTAATAAACAAAAAATTTCTCCCTCTGATTTTATGCGCAAAGCAACAATGCACCAACAGTATATGGCTATTTTTCGTGAAAAG
This genomic window contains:
- a CDS encoding SurA N-terminal domain-containing protein; the encoded protein is MIMAIRRSFKSKAYKIILWIVILAMAGIFTLPELFKMGRTASWIAKINKQKISPSDFMRKATMHQQYMAIFREKYGQSADLILQSMGINLDPQVFAFDAVVQEALLNQAAQKIGIVISPEYVEEKLANPLFVRQELSDLI